The Bombus pascuorum chromosome 9, iyBomPasc1.1, whole genome shotgun sequence genome has a window encoding:
- the LOC132910441 gene encoding cell division cycle protein 23 homolog isoform X1, with amino-acid sequence MEESIKFDIKEVKTDLLRAINECSQRGLLHTTKWLAELSYSLKDVKLNIHDTTVDLYLSETSEEEDTYILAKTYFDLKEYDRAAYFTEQCKTSKVRFLHLYSRYLSGEKKKIDDMTVVPPDPLKNESLRLLCADLRKDHLANKLDGFSLYLFGVTLKKLQLTREAMDVLVDATHKQPMHWGSWLELASLITDREKLENLCLPNHWMKHFFMAHMYLELQLIDEGLALYYELQSMGFAKNGYVLAQTAMTVNYRRDVDNAIETFKRIIKADPYCLDNMDTYSNILYVKEMKVELAYLAHRATEIDKYRLETCCIVGNYYSLRGDHQKASMYFHRALKLNPQYLSAWTLLGHEFMEMRNTNGAIHSYRQAIEVNKRDYRAWYGLGQTYEILKMPFYALYYYKQAQLLRPHDSRMVQALGEAYEKQNKIQDALKCYYKACNVGDIEGMALLKLATLYEKLGEHDHAAAAYTDFVMDEFINADRTDLSHAYKYLTQYHLKREQLDHANHYAQKCLQFDETKEEAKALLRTIAQKRGKFEHSMVVEDMNETDPVIEQGERADATPGSQLSPMNLSFMPTP; translated from the exons ATGGAAGAATCGATAAAGTTTGATATTAAGGAGGTTAAAACCGATCTTTTGCGCGCGATAAATGAATGCTCCCAACGCGGATTATTACATACCACAAAATG GCTAGCAGAATTAAGTTATTCCTTGAAagatgttaaattaaatatacatgaCACTACTGTTGACTTGTATTTATCGGAGACAAGCGAAGAGGAAGACACGTATATTTTAGCAAAAACTTATTTTGATTTGAAAGAATATGATAGAGCTGCCTATTTCACCGAGCAGTGTAAAACATCAAAAGTTCGATTTTTGCATCTATATTCTCGCTATTTATcaggcgaaaagaaaaaaatagatgaCATGACAGTGGTGCCTCCAGATCCTTTGAAAAACGAAAGTTTAAGATTGTTATGTGCTGACTTAAGAAAAGATCACCTGGCAAATAAACTTGATGGTTTTAGTCTTTATCTTTTTGGTgtaactttaaaaaaattacaacttACCAGAGAAGCCATGGATGTGCTGGTTGATGCAACGCATAAGCAACCCATGCATTGGGGGTCTTGGTTAGAATTAGCTTCTTTAATCACTGACAGGGAGAAGCTTGAAAATTTGTGCTTACCTAATCATTGGATGAAGCATTTTTTTATGGCTCATATGTATTTAGAACTGCAATTAATAGATGAGGGTTTAGCGTTATATTACGAATTACAATCAATGGGGTTTGCAAAAAATGGTTACGTACTTGCTCAAACTGCAATGACTGTAAACTACAGAAGAG ATGTTGATAATGCTATAGAAACTTTTAAGAGGATAATAAAAGCAGATCCTTATTGTTTAGACAATATGGATACATATTCTAATATCCTCTAtgtgaaagaaatgaaagtaGAACTGGCATATTTAGCTCACAGAGCTAcagaaattgataaatacaGGTTAGAAACATGTTGCATAGTAG gaaattattatagtttaaGAGGAGATCATCAGAAAGCATCAATGTATTTCCATAgagcattaaaattaaatccacAATATCTTTCTGCTTGGACATTACTTGGTCATGAGTTTATGGAAATGAGAAATACCAATGGTGCTATTCATAGCTATAGACAAGCTATTG aagtCAATAAGCGGGATTACAGAGCATGGTACGGTTTGGGTCAgacatatgaaattttaaaaatgccATTCTATGCactgtattattataaacaggCTCAATTACTAAGGCCACACGATAGTAGAATGGTACAGGCATTAGGAGAAGCATacgagaaacaaaataaaatacaagacGCATTGAAATGTTATTACAAAGCATGCAATGTTGGTGATATCGAAGGAATGGCATTGTTGAAATTAGCCAC gttatatgaaaaattaggTGAACATGATCATGCAGCAGCAGCGTATACGGATTTTGTGATGGATGAATTTATAAATGCGGATAGAACTGATTTGAGCCAtgcatacaaatatttaacgcAGTATCATTTAAAACGAGAACAATTGGACCATGCCAATCATTATGCTCAAAAATGTTTGCAATTTGACGAGACAAAAGAAGAAGCTAAAGCATTGCTAAGAACGATTGCACAAAAGAGGGGAAAATTTGAACATTCGATGGTG GTGGAAGATATGAATGAAACAGACCCGGTTATCGAACAAGGGGAAAGAGCAGATGCTACACCAGGAAGTCAGTTATCGCCCATGAATTTGTCATTTATGCCTACGCCATAA
- the LOC132910593 gene encoding uncharacterized protein LOC132910593 isoform X1 has protein sequence MSNQICLKWNSFLNNIATSFESLWEEEGLVDVTLASDGQCLTAHKVILSASSPFFKKVFQTNPCQHPVIILQDVHFSELEALLIFIYKGEVNIEQKNLPALLKAAETLQIRGLSGGDIFAKESYKRLVELEQAVEEGAATAKEETPKKKQKLNKHQNSILESALTPKASQVESTDESTTSEQSGKEGDYLLQKSMQNPIYHRLEMKIEPLETVLEDSQKQSATDKDPTERLDTGQLAGSQGSSKPNVTVIADARETSTPSFEPETRARFPIHPDRTPPWNTYRHSDELHLPNHLYSESMPDQQESTSNILVERDARVLHSVFPTCPGTAGNSEFPEETVNGVTAYPPFPCPFCDRAYTSWGFRRRHIKAVHTISPSLNCKWCLQVLPTHAAWRRHVILAHNLSASDAHNGLLILEEAHMVLQIARPTRLDTLVNIIKQNSQQNSNPENSQSDKD, from the exons ATGTCAAATCAAATATGTCTAAAATGGAACAGTTTTTTAAACAACATAGCAACGAGTTTCGAAAGTCTCTGGGAAGAGGAAGGTTTAGTAGATGTGACATTGGCAAGTGATGGACAGTGTCTTACTGCTCACAAAGTGATTCTCTCAGCAAGTAGTCCATTCTTTAAAAAAGTTTTCCAG ACAAACCCTTGTCAACATCCAGTCATAATACTTCAAGATGTGCACTTTAGCGAACTAGAAGccttacttatatttatatataaaggaGAAGTAAATATCGAGCAAAAGAATTTGCCAGCGCTTTTAAAAGCTGCAGAGACACTGCAAATTCGTGGTCTTTCGGGAGGGGATATATTTGCTAAGGAATCTTATAAAAGATTAGTGGAATTGGAACAAGCGGTGGAAGAAGGAGCAGCTACAGCCAAGGAAGAAACtccaaaaaagaaacaaaaattaaacaaacatCAGAATTCTATATTAGAATCAGCACTGACACCTAAAGCGTCGCAAGTAGAGAGCACGGATGAATCTACTACCAGTGAACAGAGTGGCAAAGAGGGAGATTATTTATTGCAGAAAAGTATGCAAAATCCAATATATCATCGTTTAGAAATGAAG ATAGAACCATTAGAAACTGTGCTAGAAGATTCTCAAAAACAATCTGCAACGGACAAGGATCCAACAGAAAGGTTAGACACAGGGCAACTTGCTGGGAGTCAAG GATCATCGAAGCCGAATGTAACCGTAATCGCCGACGCACGAGAGACTTCCACTCCTTCGTTCGAGCCAGAAACGCGCGCGAGATTTCCCATTCACCCTGATCGAACTCCACCTTGGAATACTTATCGACACTCGGACGAACTTCACTTGCCGAATCATTTGTATTCGGAATCGATGCCCGATCAACAGGAATCTACATCAAACATTCTCGTGGAACGAGACGCAAGAGTTCTACATTCCGTATTTCCAACTTGCCCCGGAACCGCTGGCAATTCAGAATTCCCCGAAGAGACCGTCAATGGCGTCACAGCGTATCCACCATTCCCGTGTCCGTTCTGTGATAGAGCGTACACGAGTTGGGGTTTTCGTCGAAGGCATATCAAAGCCGTGCACACCATTTCGCCCTCTTTAAACTGCAAATGGTGTTTACAG GTTCTTCCTACGCATGCGGCTTGGAGACGTCACGTAATATTAGCGCATAATCTGTCTGCGAGCGACGCACATAATGGGCTCCTAATTTTAGAGGAAGCGCATATGGTTTTACAAATTGCGCGCCCCACCAGGTTAGATACTTTAGTTAacataattaaacaaaattcccAACAGAATAGCAATCCCGAGAATTCCCAGTCGGACAAAGATTGA
- the LOC132910441 gene encoding cell division cycle protein 23 homolog isoform X2, protein MEESIKFDIKEVKTDLLRAINECSQRGLLHTTKWLAELSYSLKDVKLNIHDTTVDLYLSETSEEEDTYILAKTYFDLKEYDRAAYFTEQCKTSKVRFLHLYSRYLSGEKKKIDDMTVVPPDPLKNESLRLLCADLRKDHLANKLDGFSLYLFGVTLKKLQLTREAMDVLVDATHKQPMHWGSWLELASLITDREKLENLCLPNHWMKHFFMAHMYLELQLIDEGLALYYELQSMGFAKNGYVLAQTAMTVNYRRDVDNAIETFKRIIKADPYCLDNMDTYSNILYVKEMKVELAYLAHRATEIDKYRLETCCIVGNYYSLRGDHQKASMYFHRALKLNPQYLSAWTLLGHEFMEMRNTNGAIHSYRQAIEVNKRDYRAWYGLGQTYEILKMPFYALYYYKQAQLLRPHDSRMVQALGEAYEKQNKIQDALKCYYKACNVGDIEGMALLKLAT, encoded by the exons ATGGAAGAATCGATAAAGTTTGATATTAAGGAGGTTAAAACCGATCTTTTGCGCGCGATAAATGAATGCTCCCAACGCGGATTATTACATACCACAAAATG GCTAGCAGAATTAAGTTATTCCTTGAAagatgttaaattaaatatacatgaCACTACTGTTGACTTGTATTTATCGGAGACAAGCGAAGAGGAAGACACGTATATTTTAGCAAAAACTTATTTTGATTTGAAAGAATATGATAGAGCTGCCTATTTCACCGAGCAGTGTAAAACATCAAAAGTTCGATTTTTGCATCTATATTCTCGCTATTTATcaggcgaaaagaaaaaaatagatgaCATGACAGTGGTGCCTCCAGATCCTTTGAAAAACGAAAGTTTAAGATTGTTATGTGCTGACTTAAGAAAAGATCACCTGGCAAATAAACTTGATGGTTTTAGTCTTTATCTTTTTGGTgtaactttaaaaaaattacaacttACCAGAGAAGCCATGGATGTGCTGGTTGATGCAACGCATAAGCAACCCATGCATTGGGGGTCTTGGTTAGAATTAGCTTCTTTAATCACTGACAGGGAGAAGCTTGAAAATTTGTGCTTACCTAATCATTGGATGAAGCATTTTTTTATGGCTCATATGTATTTAGAACTGCAATTAATAGATGAGGGTTTAGCGTTATATTACGAATTACAATCAATGGGGTTTGCAAAAAATGGTTACGTACTTGCTCAAACTGCAATGACTGTAAACTACAGAAGAG ATGTTGATAATGCTATAGAAACTTTTAAGAGGATAATAAAAGCAGATCCTTATTGTTTAGACAATATGGATACATATTCTAATATCCTCTAtgtgaaagaaatgaaagtaGAACTGGCATATTTAGCTCACAGAGCTAcagaaattgataaatacaGGTTAGAAACATGTTGCATAGTAG gaaattattatagtttaaGAGGAGATCATCAGAAAGCATCAATGTATTTCCATAgagcattaaaattaaatccacAATATCTTTCTGCTTGGACATTACTTGGTCATGAGTTTATGGAAATGAGAAATACCAATGGTGCTATTCATAGCTATAGACAAGCTATTG aagtCAATAAGCGGGATTACAGAGCATGGTACGGTTTGGGTCAgacatatgaaattttaaaaatgccATTCTATGCactgtattattataaacaggCTCAATTACTAAGGCCACACGATAGTAGAATGGTACAGGCATTAGGAGAAGCATacgagaaacaaaataaaatacaagacGCATTGAAATGTTATTACAAAGCATGCAATGTTGGTGATATCGAAGGAATGGCATTGTTGAAATTAGCCAC gTGA
- the LOC132910593 gene encoding protein tramtrack, beta isoform-like isoform X2 — protein MSNQICLKWNSFLNNIATSFESLWEEEGLVDVTLASDGQCLTAHKVILSASSPFFKKVFQTNPCQHPVIILQDVHFSELEALLIFIYKGEVNIEQKNLPALLKAAETLQIRGLSGGDIFAKESYKRLVELEQAVEEGAATAKEETPKKKQKLNKHQNSILESALTPKASQVESTDESTTSEQSGKEGDYLLQKSMQNPIYHRLEMKIEPLETVLEDSQKQSATDKDPTERLDTGQLAGSQGSGNSPAEDISGLSGLSGLTGFSDVKPLLYAYQQLPYADLLPSPEIISTWASSRPMDHLACDLMKILFTPEERILCNVNGKMGKQQFDSNKIHLIREVLLHFSGIAPNSVEWEETWKNCVTKIDTSNRGLKRYLFQRRSVYTQ, from the exons ATGTCAAATCAAATATGTCTAAAATGGAACAGTTTTTTAAACAACATAGCAACGAGTTTCGAAAGTCTCTGGGAAGAGGAAGGTTTAGTAGATGTGACATTGGCAAGTGATGGACAGTGTCTTACTGCTCACAAAGTGATTCTCTCAGCAAGTAGTCCATTCTTTAAAAAAGTTTTCCAG ACAAACCCTTGTCAACATCCAGTCATAATACTTCAAGATGTGCACTTTAGCGAACTAGAAGccttacttatatttatatataaaggaGAAGTAAATATCGAGCAAAAGAATTTGCCAGCGCTTTTAAAAGCTGCAGAGACACTGCAAATTCGTGGTCTTTCGGGAGGGGATATATTTGCTAAGGAATCTTATAAAAGATTAGTGGAATTGGAACAAGCGGTGGAAGAAGGAGCAGCTACAGCCAAGGAAGAAACtccaaaaaagaaacaaaaattaaacaaacatCAGAATTCTATATTAGAATCAGCACTGACACCTAAAGCGTCGCAAGTAGAGAGCACGGATGAATCTACTACCAGTGAACAGAGTGGCAAAGAGGGAGATTATTTATTGCAGAAAAGTATGCAAAATCCAATATATCATCGTTTAGAAATGAAG ATAGAACCATTAGAAACTGTGCTAGAAGATTCTCAAAAACAATCTGCAACGGACAAGGATCCAACAGAAAGGTTAGACACAGGGCAACTTGCTGGGAGTCAAG GGTCTGGGAACAGCCCTGCTGAAGACATTTCCGGTTTATCTGGGTTATCCGGCCTAACTGGATTCTCGGACGTGAAGCCACTGCTATACGCGTATCAGCAACTACCTTACGCCGATCTTCTGCCGAGTCCGGAGATAATCTCAACGTGGGCATCCTCTCGACCGATGGATCATTTGGCCTGTGACCTTATGAAGATCCTTTTTACCCCGGAGGAGAGGATTCTCTGTAACGTAAACGGCAAGATGGGAAAACAGCAGTTCGATAGTAACAAAATACATTTGATAAGAGAAGTTTTGCTGCACTTTAGTGGTATTGCACCTAATAGCGTGGAATGGGAGGAAACTTGGAAAAATTGCGTAACTAAAATCGATACTAGCAATAGGGGTTTGAAGAGGTATCTATTCCAAAGGCGTTCGGTTTACACTCAATGA